One segment of Podarcis muralis chromosome 17, rPodMur119.hap1.1, whole genome shotgun sequence DNA contains the following:
- the GDAP2 gene encoding ganglioside-induced differentiation-associated protein 2: protein MDPLGAPSNFVDIDGLQGWADLYVADQLNSSVPVEKTQVDACSPFPYRKDISEKIILWRGDVALLNCTAIVNTSNESLTDKNPVSESICTHAGPDLRAELQKLKGCRTGEAKLTKGFNLAARFIIHTVGPKYKSRYRTAAESSLYSCYRNILQLAKEQAMSSVGFCVINTVKRGYPLVDATHIALRTVRRFLEVHGETLEKVVFAVSELEEDTYQKLLPLYFPRSLEEEKKSLPFLPVDIGNAEGEPVVPERQIRISEKPGVSEDNSDEEGLEADFSFIGSHAFARMEGDVDKQRRLILQGQLSEAALQKQHQRNYNRWLCRARAEDLSDIASLKALYQTGVDNCGRTVMAVVGRNIPVTLIDMEKALLYFIHVMDHIVMKEYVIVYFHTLTNIYNHLDSDFLKKLSDIVDAKYKKNLKALYFVHPTFRSKVSTWFFTTFTVSGLKDKIHHVESLQQLFAAIPPEQIDFPPFVLEYDTRENGSYYSYPSSPDL from the exons ATGGATCCTTTGGGGGCTCCTTCCAATTTTGTGGATATTGATGGTTTGCAAGGCTGGGCTGATCTTTATGTGGCTGATCAGTTGAACTCTTCAGTTCCAGTAGAAAAGACTCAAGTTGATGCTTGCTCACCCTTCCCGTATAGGAAAGACATCAGTGAAAAAATAATATTATG GAGGGGGGATGTAGCGCTGCTGAACTGCACAGCCATCGTGAACACCAGCAATGAGTCTCTCACGGACAAGAACCCAGTTTCTGAAAGTATCTGCACACATGCGGGACCTGACCTGAGGGCTGAGCTACAGAAGCTCAAAG GCTGCCGGACTGGAGAAGCAAAGCTGACAAAAGGATTTAATCTAGCTGCCCGTTTCATCATTCACACTGTGGGTCCCAAATACAAAAGTCGATACCGGACAGCAGCAGAAAGCTCCCTGTACAGCTGCTATCGCAACATTCTGCAACTTGCAAA GGAGCAAGCGATGTCCTCAGTCGGATTCTGTGTGATAAACACGGTGAAACGAGGCTACCCCTTAGTGGATGCTACCCACATAGCACTGC gaACCGTCCGGCGATTTTTAGAGGTTCATGGGGAAACTCTTGAAAAAGTGGTGTTTGCAGTGTCTGAACTTGAAGAG GATACTTATCAGAAGTTGCTACCTCTGTATTTCCCAAGGTCTCTAGAAGAGGAGAAAAAGTCCTTGCCTTTCCTTCCTGTTGATATTGGCAATGCTGAAGGGGAGCCAGTCGTGCCAGAGCGTCAGATCAGAATTAGTGAAAAGCCAGGTGTTTCTGAGG ATAATTCTGATGAGGAAGGCCTGGAAGCAGACTTTTCATTTATTGGTTCCCATGCTTTTGCCCGCATGGAGGGAGATGTTGATAAACAGAGGCGTCTTATCCTTCAAGGGCAGCTCTCAGAGGCAGCACTACAAAAGCAGCATCAGAGAAA TTACAATCGCTGGCTTTGTCGAGCAAGAGCAGAAGACCTGTCTGATATTGCGTCCCTTAAAGCTTTATACCAAACTG GTGTTGATAACTGTGGTCGTACAGTAATGGCAGTGGTTGGAAGGAATATTCCTGTAACTCTAATAGACATGGAGAAG gCACTCTTGTACTTCATTCATGTAATGGACCACATTGTAATGAAGGAATATGTCATTGTGTATTTCCACACGCTCACTAATATCTACAATCACCTAGATTccgatttcctaaaaaaactctCTGACATTGTCGATGCCAA GTACAAAAAAAATCTGAAGGCCCTGTACTTTGTCCATCCAACATTTCGCTCAAAG GTTTCAACGTGGTTTTTCACAACCTTTACGGTCTCGGGACTAAAGGACAAAATCCACCACGTGGAAAGCCTCCAACAGTTGTTCGCAGCCATTCCCCCCGAACAAATTGACTTCCCCCCGTTTGTTCTTGAATATGATACTAGG GAAAATGGATCGTATTATTCCTATCCATCTTCTCCAGACCTCTGA
- the TENT5C gene encoding terminal nucleotidyltransferase 5C, whose amino-acid sequence MADNRPNADSLSRSVLSWDQVSRLHEVLSEVVPIHGRGNFPTLKITLKDIVQTVRRRLSEANIKVHDVRLNGSVAGHVLVKDNGLGCKDLDLIFQVCLPSETEFQLVRDVVLQSLLKFLPEGVNTVKISPMTLKEAYIEKLVKVCTDIDRWSLISLFNKHGRNVELKFVDRIRRQFEFSVDSFQIILDSLLFFYDCSENPMCEHFHPTVIGESMYGDFEAALDHLKNRLIATKNPEEIRGGGLLKYSNLLVRDFKPMDKEEIKTLERYMCSRFFIDFPDILEQKRKLETYLLNHFAEEDRSKYDYLMTLREVVNESTVCLMGHERRQILNLISLLALRVLVEQNLIPNATNVTCYYQPAPYTSDANFSSYYVADTYGQSHPTWLPCN is encoded by the coding sequence ATGGCAGACAACAGACCAAATGCTGATTCCTTGTCCCGCAGTGTGCTCAGCTGGGATCAGGTCAGTCGTCTTCATGAGGTCCTGTCCGAGGTGGTGCCAATTCACGGAAGAGGCAACTTTCCGACTCTGAAAATAACTCTGAAGGATATTGTCCAAACTGTTCGCCGCAGGCTAAGTGAAGCAAACATTAAGGTGCACGACGTCCGTCTGAATGGTTCTGTGGCAGGTCACGTCTTGGTCAAAGACAATGGACTGGGTTGTAAGGATCTAGACCTTATCTTTCAAGTATGTCTCCCAAGTGAGACCGAGTTCCAGTTGGTCAGAGATGTGGTTTTGCAGTCCCTCTTAAAATTCTTGCCTGAAGGTGTCAACACCGTAAAAATTAGCCCCATGACCCTTAAGGAAGCCTATATTGAAAAGCTGGTGAAAGTGTGCACCGATATTGACCGATGGAGTTTAATCTCTCTCTTCAACAAGCATGGCAGGAATGTAGAGCTCAAGTTTGTGGATCGTATAAGGCGGCAGTTTGAATTTAGCGTGGACTCTTTTCAGATAATACTAGACTCTCTGCTCTTCTTCTATGATTGCTCAGAGAACCCAATGTGTGAGCATTTCCACCCAACTGTGATTGGAGAAAGCATGTATGGTGATTTTGAGGCAGCTTTGGATCACCTGAAGAACAGGCTGATAGCCACCAAGAACCCTGAGGAGATCCGAGGAGGAGGTCTCTTGAAGTACAGCAATTTGCTTGTGAGGGACTTCAAGCCCATGGACAAAGAGGAGATAAAAACCCTGGAGCGTTACATGTGTTCTAGGTTCTTCATAGACTTCCCAGACATTCTAGAGCAGAAGCGCAAGTTGGAGACATACCTCCTGAACCACTTTGCCGAAGAGGACAGAAGCAAATATGACTACCTAATGACCTTGCGCGAAGTAGTCAACGAGAGTACGGTGTGCCTCATGGGACATGAGCGAAGGCAGATACTGAACCTCATCTCCCTTCTGGCGCTCAGAGTGCTGGTAGAGCAAAACCTCATCCCAAATGCCACCAATGTCACCTGCTACTACCAGCCAGCTCCATATACCAGTGATGCAAACTTCAGCAGCTACTACGTTGCAGATACATATGGCCAGTCTCATCCTACCTGGCTGCCTTGTAACTGA